Proteins co-encoded in one Candidatus Blochmannia sp. SNP genomic window:
- the sucC gene encoding ADP-forming succinate--CoA ligase subunit beta — translation MNLYEYQAKKLLVKYNLPVLKGCLCANLSDIEHYISSNNIKNGPWVVKCQIQAGGRAKSGGVRIIHDITDILSFATKWLGNNLITYQTTDTGELVNHILIEPSVKIIQELYLSILIDRDESQIICIASTQGGTNIENIVQKTPDLIHTITINPLVGIYPYQGRILACKLGLSGVKINQFAKIIVDATHMLLKKDLMLIEINPLAITDNDQFFCLDAKIIMDDNAKFRQSELLNICATNKTYNTLSSNQWESEESINYVPLDGNIGCMVNGAGLAMATMDIIKSLGGMPANFLDIGGNANKECIMSSFYMILKDPKVNAILVNIFGGIVCCDLVADSIITALSTYNTTHVPIVVRLEGNNSALGTSRLIDSKCDVIVTNNLVYAIQQIVTAVKLKNANIN, via the coding sequence ATGAATCTATATGAATATCAAGCAAAGAAACTATTGGTAAAGTACAATTTGCCTGTTTTAAAAGGTTGCTTGTGCGCTAATTTAAGTGATATAGAGCATTATATATCATCAAATAATATAAAAAACGGTCCATGGGTAGTAAAATGTCAGATACAGGCAGGTGGACGTGCAAAATCTGGAGGAGTGCGCATTATACATGATATAACAGACATATTATCTTTTGCTACTAAGTGGCTCGGAAATAATTTAATAACATATCAAACAACTGATACTGGAGAATTAGTAAATCATATTTTAATAGAGCCATCCGTTAAAATTATTCAAGAACTTTATTTAAGCATACTTATTGATAGAGATGAATCACAAATAATATGCATAGCCTCTACACAAGGCGGCACAAACATTGAAAACATAGTACAAAAAACACCTGATCTTATCCATACGATTACTATAAATCCTTTGGTAGGAATATATCCTTATCAAGGACGAATTTTAGCATGTAAATTAGGTTTATCTGGAGTCAAAATAAATCAATTTGCTAAAATTATCGTTGACGCAACACATATGCTTCTTAAAAAGGATCTCATGTTAATCGAAATCAATCCATTGGCTATTACTGATAATGATCAATTTTTTTGTTTAGACGCCAAAATTATTATGGATGATAATGCTAAATTTAGACAATCAGAATTATTAAATATATGTGCTACAAATAAAACCTATAATACATTGTCCAGTAACCAATGGGAGTCGGAGGAGTCTATCAACTATGTTCCACTAGATGGAAATATTGGTTGTATGGTCAACGGAGCTGGATTAGCGATGGCTACTATGGATATAATTAAATCATTAGGTGGAATGCCTGCTAATTTTTTAGACATCGGAGGAAATGCTAATAAAGAATGTATAATGTCATCTTTTTATATGATTTTAAAAGATCCTAAAGTAAATGCGATACTCGTAAATATCTTTGGAGGTATCGTATGTTGTGATTTAGTTGCTGACAGCATCATAACTGCATTATCCACATACAACACAACACATGTTCCTATCGTAGTTCGATTAGAAGGCAACAATTCTGCATTAGGTACTAGTCGATTAATTGATAGCAAATGCGACGTTATTGTTACTAATAACTTAGTTTATGCAATTCAACAAATTGTAACCGCGGTAAAATTAAAAAATGCCAATATTAATTAA
- the odhB gene encoding 2-oxoglutarate dehydrogenase complex dihydrolipoyllysine-residue succinyltransferase, which produces MSSVDILVPNLPESVADATVAVWHKKVGDKVKQDDILLEIETDKIMLEVPAPNTGILESILEQEGSIVISGQALARLNIIDQIVAKKDIKRIIQNQKSVTSIASQEDVIIQNNEEESHKILTPSIRKLIAEHNLQPQNIKSSGTKGRLTREDIETHIHSEKKSHCTDHKNYIDTDHHQVNNIKNDHKETRILMSRLRKKISERLLAVTNTTAMLTTFNEVNMQPIITLRKKYGELFEKRYGIKLGLMSFYVKAVLEGLKNFPIINASIDGEEIVYYNYFDVSIAVSTIRGLITPVLRNVDTLSIPDIEKNIKNLAEKGKNGKLTIEELNGGNFTITNGGIFGSLISTPIINPPQSAILGMHAIKDRPIALNGKIVILPMMYLALSYDHRLIDGKDSVNFLVYIKELLEDPMRLFLEI; this is translated from the coding sequence ATGAGTAGTGTAGACATTTTGGTTCCGAATTTACCTGAATCAGTTGCAGACGCCACTGTTGCTGTTTGGCATAAAAAAGTAGGAGATAAAGTTAAACAAGATGATATCTTACTTGAAATTGAAACGGATAAAATAATGCTGGAAGTACCTGCACCAAATACAGGAATATTAGAATCAATTTTAGAACAAGAAGGATCAATAGTAATATCTGGTCAAGCTTTGGCCCGTCTAAATATTATTGATCAAATTGTTGCTAAAAAAGATATCAAACGAATAATTCAAAATCAAAAATCTGTTACATCAATAGCATCTCAAGAGGATGTCATTATCCAAAACAACGAAGAGGAGAGCCATAAAATTTTAACCCCGTCTATTCGAAAATTAATAGCAGAACACAATTTACAACCACAAAATATTAAAAGCAGCGGGACAAAAGGACGTCTAACTCGTGAAGATATAGAAACACATATTCATTCTGAAAAAAAATCACACTGTACTGACCATAAAAATTATATAGATACAGATCATCATCAAGTAAACAATATAAAAAACGACCATAAAGAAACACGCATCTTAATGAGTCGATTACGCAAAAAAATTTCAGAACGTCTACTAGCTGTCACTAACACTACAGCTATGTTGACTACTTTCAATGAAGTGAATATGCAACCCATTATAACATTACGGAAAAAATATGGAGAACTATTTGAAAAACGTTATGGAATTAAATTAGGACTAATGTCTTTTTACGTAAAAGCAGTTTTGGAGGGTTTAAAAAATTTTCCTATAATCAATGCGTCCATTGATGGAGAAGAAATAGTATATTATAATTATTTTGACGTAAGTATTGCAGTATCCACAATACGTGGGTTGATTACACCAGTATTACGAAATGTTGATACATTAAGTATCCCTGATATCGAGAAAAATATAAAAAATTTAGCTGAAAAAGGAAAAAATGGAAAACTAACAATTGAAGAATTAAATGGCGGTAATTTTACTATTACTAACGGTGGAATTTTTGGTTCATTGATCTCCACCCCTATTATTAATCCCCCGCAAAGTGCCATTCTAGGCATGCATGCAATAAAAGATCGACCTATAGCTTTAAATGGGAAAATAGTAATTTTACCTATGATGTACTTAGCCTTATCTTATGATCATAGATTAATAGACGGAAAAGATTCAGTAAACTTTTTGGTATATATTAAAGAATTATTAGAAGACCCGATGCGTTTGTTTTTAGAAATTTAA
- a CDS encoding 2-oxoglutarate dehydrogenase E1 component, which translates to MYNNTLKNWLDSSYLSKNNQSYIEQIYKDFLKNPNSIDSSWTKIFKQLFIEKKYEHKSFDNLTNNTYIQLQRNTISNEPYIKTNTYCSNITYIQIAQLISSFRAYGHQHSTLDPLKLWNHRSKNDLLNLENYNFSLQNIHKKFDMKLFGINKKSMTLSEIYQFLKKTYCDSIGIEYMHILDINTMLWIQNYFESTAGIFNFNSDEKKQFLKEIIAAEGIERYLGTKFPGVKRFSLEGGDALIPMLKEIIRYSVCHHNIKEIFLGMAHRGRLNVLINILGKNPKDLFNEFSDKHQTTFGSGDVKYHQGFYSDITVNKQIIHLSLLCNPSHLEIVSPVVMGCARARIDQILKKSTHNNDDKRENNTVLPISIHGDAAISAQGIVQETFNMSKADAYDVGGTVHIIINNQIGFTTSNIHDIRSTQYCTDIAKMIQAPIFHVNADDIDAVIYVTRVALDFRNTFKRDVMIDLICYRRHGHNEADEPSVTQPLMYKKIRNHPTLLNIYSNILNKNGILNINETSDIINAYREKLDKKCCVLQKWQPIHIRNSLNTNNLNNNKTTLRSDRIDDQYLKNLAYRINDIPSSIAMHSRVEKIYHERIEMALGDRLFDWGAAEILAYATLLDQGISIRLSGEDAGRGTFFHRHAVIYDQNNGSKYTPLAYINKKSNEKGSFCIWDSVLSEEAALAFEYGYASLSNNMLVIWEAQFGDFSNGAQIVIDQFISSSEQKWGQVCGLVMLLPHGYEGQGPEHSSSRIERYLQLCAEYNIHICVPSTPDQLYHILRQQATHSVKKPLIIISPKSLLRHPMVTTSLKNLVHGSFKTVFNEIDNNIISNQTNHVIMCTGKIYYDLLSQRRKNKQHNIAIIRIEQLYPFPYENARTILDSYSHVKNFTWCQEEPKNQGAWHYIQHYLHKIMPSSHITLNYVGRPDSAAPAVGFFSIHQQQQKKIIDDALNLN; encoded by the coding sequence ATGTATAATAACACACTAAAAAATTGGTTAGATTCTTCTTATTTATCAAAAAATAATCAATCCTACATAGAACAAATTTATAAGGATTTTTTAAAAAATCCTAATTCCATAGATTCTAGTTGGACAAAAATTTTTAAACAATTATTTATTGAAAAAAAATATGAACATAAATCTTTTGATAATTTAACAAATAATACTTATATTCAACTACAACGTAACACTATATCTAATGAACCATATATAAAAACTAATACGTATTGCAGCAATATTACTTACATACAAATAGCACAATTGATAAGTTCTTTTAGGGCATATGGACATCAACATTCTACATTAGACCCTTTAAAATTATGGAATCATAGATCTAAAAATGATCTTTTAAACCTAGAAAATTATAATTTCTCCTTGCAAAATATTCACAAAAAATTCGATATGAAGCTTTTTGGAATAAACAAAAAATCAATGACTTTATCAGAAATATATCAATTCCTTAAAAAAACTTATTGCGATTCTATAGGCATAGAATATATGCATATTCTTGATATAAATACAATGCTGTGGATTCAAAATTATTTTGAATCCACAGCAGGAATATTCAATTTTAATTCTGACGAAAAAAAACAATTTCTTAAAGAAATCATTGCAGCAGAAGGAATAGAACGCTATTTAGGAACAAAATTTCCAGGAGTTAAAAGATTCTCATTAGAAGGAGGGGATGCTTTAATTCCTATGCTAAAAGAAATTATACGTTATTCCGTTTGTCATCATAATATTAAAGAAATATTTTTAGGGATGGCTCATCGGGGACGCCTAAATGTTTTAATTAATATTTTAGGTAAAAATCCTAAAGATTTATTTAATGAATTTTCCGATAAACACCAAACTACATTTGGTAGTGGTGATGTAAAATATCATCAAGGATTTTATTCGGATATTACAGTTAATAAGCAAATCATACATTTATCTTTATTATGCAATCCTTCTCACCTAGAAATTGTTAGCCCAGTAGTCATGGGGTGTGCTAGAGCACGAATCGATCAGATACTAAAAAAATCAACCCATAACAATGATGATAAAAGAGAAAATAACACAGTACTTCCAATCTCAATACATGGAGATGCAGCAATTAGTGCTCAAGGAATAGTTCAAGAAACTTTTAATATGTCTAAAGCTGATGCATATGACGTAGGAGGAACAGTACATATTATTATCAATAATCAAATAGGATTTACGACATCTAATATCCACGATATTCGTTCCACGCAATATTGTACAGATATTGCAAAAATGATACAAGCTCCTATCTTCCATGTTAATGCAGATGATATAGATGCCGTTATTTATGTTACTCGTGTTGCATTAGATTTTCGTAATACTTTTAAACGTGACGTAATGATCGATCTAATTTGTTATCGTAGACATGGACACAATGAAGCCGACGAACCAAGTGTCACTCAACCTCTTATGTATAAAAAAATTCGTAATCATCCAACTTTACTTAATATTTATTCCAATATTTTGAATAAAAATGGAATACTGAATATAAATGAAACCTCTGACATAATTAACGCATATCGTGAAAAATTAGACAAAAAATGTTGCGTTCTACAAAAATGGCAGCCAATTCATATTCGCAATTCCCTAAACACAAATAATTTAAATAATAATAAAACCACACTGCGTTCTGATAGAATAGATGACCAATACTTAAAAAATTTAGCCTATCGCATCAACGATATTCCATCAAGTATCGCCATGCATTCTAGAGTAGAAAAAATATACCATGAAAGAATAGAAATGGCGTTAGGTGATAGATTGTTTGATTGGGGAGCAGCAGAAATTCTAGCATACGCAACTTTATTAGATCAAGGAATTTCTATTCGTTTGTCTGGAGAAGATGCTGGGCGAGGAACATTTTTTCATAGACATGCCGTGATATATGATCAAAATAATGGCTCAAAATATACCCCCTTAGCATATATTAATAAAAAATCAAATGAAAAAGGATCTTTTTGTATCTGGGATTCAGTGTTGTCTGAAGAAGCAGCTTTAGCATTTGAATACGGTTATGCCAGTCTATCAAATAATATGTTAGTAATTTGGGAGGCACAATTTGGAGATTTCTCTAATGGAGCACAAATCGTCATTGATCAATTTATTAGTTCCAGCGAACAAAAATGGGGTCAAGTATGTGGATTAGTAATGCTTTTACCTCACGGATACGAAGGTCAAGGACCAGAACATTCTTCTTCTCGAATAGAACGATATCTGCAATTATGTGCTGAATACAACATACATATCTGTGTACCTTCTACTCCGGATCAGCTCTACCATATATTGCGTCAACAAGCAACACATAGTGTTAAAAAACCACTAATTATTATATCTCCAAAATCCCTATTAAGACATCCTATGGTAACGACTTCATTAAAAAATTTAGTACACGGATCATTTAAAACAGTGTTTAATGAAATAGATAATAATATCATTTCAAATCAAACTAATCATGTGATAATGTGCACTGGAAAGATATATTATGATTTATTAAGTCAACGACGTAAAAATAAACAACATAATATAGCTATTATTCGCATTGAGCAGCTATATCCTTTCCCTTATGAAAATGCACGGACCATTCTTGATTCCTATTCGCATGTAAAAAATTTTACCTGGTGTCAAGAAGAACCTAAAAATCAAGGGGCTTGGCATTATATACAACATTACCTTCACAAAATAATGCCTTCTTCACATATTACATTAAATTATGTAGGACGGCCTGATTCTGCAGCACCCGCAGTAGGATTTTTTTCAATACATCAACAACAACAAAAAAAAATAATTGACGATGCGTTAAATCTAAATTAA
- a CDS encoding succinate dehydrogenase iron-sulfur subunit yields the protein MQIKFSIYRYHPEFNKSPYMKNYTLDLLHAKNMTLLDALIKLKEQDPTLTFRRSCREGVCGSDGMNINGTNNLACITSLPKLYDDNHHNTIIVRPLPGFPVIRDLVVDMNQFYLQYERVQPFLINNHSNQQSKLPHEHLQSPEERSKLDGSYECILCACCSSSCPSFWWNPDKFIGPAGLLALYRFLMDSRDTNHKERLKNFKDSFSVFRCHNIMNCVDVCPKKLNPAKAIGHIKRMLAKDVIGIT from the coding sequence ATGCAAATTAAATTTTCTATTTATCGTTATCATCCTGAATTCAATAAAAGCCCCTATATGAAAAATTATACTCTTGACTTATTACATGCAAAAAATATGACATTATTAGATGCTTTAATTAAATTAAAAGAACAAGACCCAACTCTAACATTTCGTCGTTCTTGTAGAGAAGGAGTATGTGGTTCTGATGGAATGAATATAAATGGCACAAACAATCTAGCATGTATCACTTCCTTACCAAAATTATATGATGATAATCATCATAATACAATTATAGTACGTCCATTACCTGGATTTCCAGTAATTCGTGATTTAGTAGTCGATATGAATCAATTTTACCTTCAATATGAAAGAGTACAACCATTTCTAATCAATAATCACTCTAATCAACAATCTAAATTACCACATGAACATTTACAATCTCCAGAGGAACGCTCTAAATTAGATGGATCTTATGAATGTATATTATGTGCGTGTTGCTCCAGTTCTTGTCCCTCTTTTTGGTGGAATCCGGATAAGTTCATTGGGCCCGCCGGATTATTAGCATTATATCGTTTTTTAATGGATAGTCGTGATACTAATCATAAAGAAAGACTAAAAAATTTCAAAGACTCTTTTAGCGTTTTTCGTTGCCATAACATTATGAATTGCGTTGACGTATGTCCTAAAAAATTAAATCCAGCTAAAGCTATAGGTCACATTAAACGAATGTTAGCAAAAGATGTAATAGGTATTACATAA
- the sdhA gene encoding succinate dehydrogenase flavoprotein subunit has translation MHHHIPVKEFFSVVIGAGGAGMRVALQVSKMGFSCALISKVFPTRSHTVSAQGGITVALGNNHEDDWQWHMYDTIKGSDYIGDQNAIEYMCKTGPKAVLELEHMGLPFSRLKNGRIYQRPFGGQTLYYGKKQAARTAAAADRTGHALLHTLYQQNLKNKTTIFSEWYALDLVQNQDGRILGCTAFSIETGELVYFKARATVLATGGGGRIYQSTTNAHINTGDGIGMILRAGIPAQDMEMWQFHPTGIAGVGILVSEGCRGEGGYLLNILGERFMERYAPKAKDLAGRDVVARAIMLEIQEGRGYSGACGPHVKLKIDHLGKELLELRLPGILELVRTFSYIDPVKELIPVFPTCHYMMGGIPTTVHGEVITINNAGIDTTVPGLFAVGETACVSVHGANRLGGNSLLDLIVFGHATGAYIQSYLSEEEWPVRGPTNSDIEISLARYIRWDNNKSGAKENPVTIRQDLQLCMQNNFSVFKEKEKMLKGLSELKEIRNRLNYATLGDKSYTFNTQRVECLELDNLLETAYVTAMASIFRTESRGAHSRYDFPMRDDKNWLCHTLYLPKNDIMIRRNVNMQPKFRPPFPPKIRVY, from the coding sequence ATGCACCATCATATACCAGTTAAAGAATTTTTTTCTGTTGTCATTGGAGCTGGCGGAGCAGGCATGCGAGTTGCCCTGCAAGTTTCTAAAATGGGATTCTCTTGCGCCCTAATATCTAAAGTATTCCCTACCCGTTCGCATACAGTATCAGCTCAAGGAGGAATTACAGTTGCTCTTGGTAATAATCATGAAGACGACTGGCAGTGGCATATGTATGATACTATTAAAGGATCTGATTACATAGGTGATCAAAATGCTATTGAATACATGTGTAAAACAGGACCTAAAGCAGTTTTAGAATTAGAACATATGGGATTGCCATTTTCTAGATTAAAAAATGGTCGTATTTACCAACGTCCCTTTGGGGGACAAACCTTATATTATGGAAAAAAACAAGCAGCGCGTACTGCTGCAGCTGCTGATCGTACTGGACATGCATTATTACATACTTTATATCAACAAAATTTAAAAAATAAAACAACTATATTTTCAGAATGGTACGCATTAGATTTAGTACAAAACCAAGACGGGAGAATACTTGGTTGCACTGCTTTTTCTATTGAAACAGGAGAATTAGTATATTTCAAAGCACGTGCTACAGTACTTGCGACTGGAGGAGGAGGCCGTATTTATCAATCTACCACTAACGCTCATATAAACACCGGTGATGGAATTGGAATGATATTACGTGCAGGTATTCCTGCTCAAGATATGGAAATGTGGCAATTTCATCCTACTGGTATAGCTGGCGTTGGAATTTTAGTAAGTGAAGGGTGTCGTGGTGAAGGAGGATATCTTTTGAATATTTTAGGAGAAAGATTTATGGAACGATATGCTCCTAAAGCGAAAGATTTAGCCGGGCGAGATGTAGTAGCTCGAGCAATTATGTTAGAAATTCAAGAAGGCCGAGGTTATTCAGGCGCATGCGGGCCCCATGTCAAATTAAAAATAGACCATTTGGGCAAGGAATTACTAGAATTACGGCTACCTGGTATTTTAGAATTAGTGCGTACTTTCTCCTATATAGACCCTGTAAAAGAATTAATTCCAGTATTTCCAACTTGTCATTATATGATGGGTGGTATCCCTACGACAGTACATGGAGAAGTAATCACTATAAACAATGCAGGAATAGATACGACAGTGCCAGGATTATTTGCAGTTGGGGAAACTGCTTGCGTATCAGTACATGGCGCAAATCGACTTGGTGGAAATTCTTTATTAGATTTGATCGTATTTGGACATGCTACCGGAGCATATATACAATCATATTTATCAGAAGAAGAATGGCCAGTACGTGGCCCTACCAATTCTGATATAGAAATATCATTAGCCCGTTATATTCGTTGGGATAATAATAAATCAGGCGCAAAAGAAAATCCAGTAACAATACGTCAAGATTTACAATTGTGCATGCAAAATAATTTTTCTGTTTTTAAAGAAAAAGAAAAAATGTTAAAAGGCTTATCAGAACTGAAAGAAATACGTAATCGATTAAATTATGCTACTTTAGGCGATAAATCTTACACATTCAATACACAACGTGTTGAATGTTTAGAATTGGATAATTTGTTAGAAACCGCTTATGTAACCGCCATGGCTTCAATTTTTAGAACTGAAAGTAGAGGAGCTCATAGTCGTTATGACTTTCCTATGCGTGATGATAAAAATTGGCTATGTCATACATTATATTTACCAAAAAATGACATTATGATTCGCCGTAATGTAAATATGCAACCAAAATTTCGTCCTCCTTTTCCCCCAAAAATCCGTGTATACTAA
- the sdhD gene encoding succinate dehydrogenase, hydrophobic membrane anchor protein, with protein MVPIKSALKCHGVYEWLLVRVSAILILLYIMYISTFIIFTNTLSYDEWYDFFSKKITKIFSIIALISALSHTWIGIHHVLEDYIKLIILRRISIWITNSVLFIYLLFGIIIIWSV; from the coding sequence ATGGTACCCATTAAATCGGCCTTGAAATGTCATGGAGTATATGAATGGTTGTTGGTTCGGGTCTCCGCCATCCTAATATTATTATATATTATGTACATATCTACCTTTATTATTTTTACTAATACCTTATCTTATGATGAATGGTATGACTTTTTTAGCAAAAAAATCACTAAAATTTTTAGTATAATAGCCCTAATTTCTGCTTTAAGTCATACTTGGATTGGTATACACCATGTTTTAGAAGATTATATAAAATTAATTATATTAAGACGTATAAGCATATGGATAACTAATTCTGTATTATTCATATACCTATTATTCGGAATAATTATTATTTGGAGTGTATAG
- the sdhC gene encoding succinate dehydrogenase, cytochrome b556 subunit gives MIKEHQKPIHLNIRTIRFPITAIASILHRISGILLFIIIGPILWLLKLSLSSNNGFYKIYNFLLMNYYILKFLFWIITIVMIYHIVAGIRQILMDFGYLEQTLLIGKISVKIIFALTILLSVLSGILIWYPLNRP, from the coding sequence ATGATCAAAGAACATCAAAAACCAATACATTTAAACATCAGGACTATACGATTTCCCATCACTGCTATTGCTTCCATTTTACATAGAATCTCGGGAATTTTATTATTCATAATCATTGGACCAATTCTTTGGCTGTTAAAATTATCTTTATCTTCCAATAACGGATTTTATAAAATATATAACTTTTTATTAATGAATTATTATATTTTAAAATTTTTATTTTGGATAATTACAATAGTGATGATTTATCATATAGTCGCTGGCATTCGTCAAATTTTAATGGATTTTGGATATTTGGAGCAAACACTACTAATAGGAAAAATAAGCGTAAAAATTATATTTGCCTTAACTATTTTGCTATCTGTTCTAAGTGGAATTTTAATATGGTACCCATTAAATCGGCCTTGA
- a CDS encoding phosphoglucomutase, whose translation MKNHIRAGKLASQNDTINTSRLITQYYTLSPDPSNDSHNVVFGTSGHRGSSQKCSFNEAHILAISQSIVQIRTQQGITGPCYVGKDTHALSEPAFISVLEVLAANYIDVIIQKKNGYTPTPAISHAITQYNKNHHNNHTKKADGIIITSSHNPPEDGGIKYNSIYGGPASTNITHKIEQTANNFLTNNLQNVHRMTLDNAWKSGYIHTQDFILNYVKKLSTIINMKAIQTSGLKLGVHPLGGSSIDYWQNIAQYYQLNLNLISKKIDKTFSFMHLDYDGCIRMDCSSELAMTGVLKSSENFDLILVNDPDCDRHGIITPFGLIKSNHYLTIAADYLFNNRPLWCNCSLSIGKTYVSSTMINRVAYNLNRQLLEVPVGFKWFVKGLFNNRLGFVGEDSAGASFLDFYCSPWSTDKDGIIMCLLAAEIIAVSDKSLQKYYDQLVKNFDISSYNRIQLPINYAQKSLISNTLFNQINMLELADDPIIKILSIVPLKHQISMDGIKIITQNGWAACRLSGTEPVYKIYCESFVHVSHRERIEREIIDTVHTIINRS comes from the coding sequence ATGAAGAATCACATTCGTGCTGGAAAACTCGCATCACAGAATGACACTATTAATACATCTCGATTAATAACACAATATTACACTTTATCTCCAGATCCAAGCAATGATAGTCATAATGTTGTATTTGGTACATCAGGTCATCGTGGAAGCTCCCAAAAATGTAGCTTTAATGAAGCACATATATTAGCAATTAGTCAATCAATTGTACAAATACGTACACAACAAGGTATAACTGGACCATGTTACGTCGGAAAAGATACTCATGCTCTTTCTGAACCAGCATTTATATCTGTACTTGAAGTATTAGCAGCTAATTATATTGACGTTATTATACAAAAAAAAAACGGTTATACTCCAACTCCCGCTATTTCTCATGCTATTACTCAATATAATAAGAATCATCATAATAATCATACAAAAAAAGCTGATGGTATCATTATTACATCTTCTCATAATCCTCCTGAAGATGGCGGAATAAAATATAACTCAATATATGGAGGACCAGCTTCTACTAATATTACTCATAAAATCGAACAAACCGCTAATAATTTTTTAACAAATAATTTACAAAATGTACATCGTATGACATTAGATAACGCTTGGAAAAGCGGATATATACATACACAAGATTTTATTCTGAATTATGTAAAAAAACTATCTACAATAATTAATATGAAAGCTATACAAACATCTGGTTTAAAGTTAGGAGTACATCCTTTAGGTGGATCAAGTATAGACTATTGGCAAAATATTGCTCAATATTATCAATTAAATTTAAATTTAATCAGTAAAAAGATTGACAAAACCTTTAGTTTTATGCATCTCGATTACGATGGCTGTATCCGAATGGACTGTTCTTCTGAACTTGCAATGACTGGAGTATTAAAATCATCTGAAAATTTTGATCTGATTTTAGTTAATGATCCCGATTGTGATAGACATGGCATTATTACTCCTTTTGGTTTAATTAAATCCAATCATTACCTTACTATTGCAGCTGATTATCTTTTCAATAATCGTCCGTTATGGTGTAATTGTTCATTATCTATAGGAAAAACCTATGTGTCTAGCACTATGATCAATCGAGTAGCATATAATCTCAATCGTCAACTATTAGAAGTACCAGTGGGTTTTAAATGGTTTGTAAAAGGATTATTCAATAATCGTTTAGGTTTTGTAGGCGAGGACAGCGCAGGAGCATCTTTTTTAGATTTCTATTGTTCTCCATGGTCCACTGACAAAGACGGAATCATTATGTGTTTATTAGCAGCTGAAATTATTGCTGTTAGCGATAAATCTTTACAGAAGTATTACGATCAATTAGTAAAAAATTTTGATATATCTAGTTACAATCGTATTCAATTACCTATTAATTACGCGCAAAAATCCCTTATTTCTAATACTTTGTTTAATCAAATTAATATGCTAGAATTAGCGGATGATCCTATCATAAAAATCCTAAGTATAGTGCCATTAAAACATCAAATATCCATGGATGGTATAAAAATAATCACTCAAAACGGTTGGGCAGCGTGTAGATTATCTGGCACTGAGCCAGTGTATAAAATTTATTGCGAAAGTTTTGTGCATGTCTCTCATAGAGAAAGAATCGAAAGAGAAATAATAGACACCGTCCATACTATAATAAATAGATCCTGA